The Bacteroidia bacterium genomic interval AAAGGTAAATCACCCGTTTTGCTTTGGGAGCATAATGAGAAATCAGATAATCTGTCAGGTCTTCCTGGCTATTGATTCCACTTCCACATCCCGGCAACAAGGAAGCTAATGCTGCTCCTCCTATTCCCATGCCAAGCTTTGAGAGAAAGTGCCTACGATTAACTCGCATAGCAGCTTCATGTTCTATCTTTGAATAATGTATAGGTTTCTTTGACATGCGCTCAGGATTTCATTTTTGCTTCATCCAGGTTGAGAATCGTATTCGCGACTATACTCATGGCAGCATACTCGGCAGGATCCTTTTCATGAAGAAGCTGGTATTGGCCTACTTCGAGTAATGAGTTAGCTGCTTCTGTCTCTAACTTGAAACGATCCTTTTCACTCAAATACAAGGATTTAAGAACCTTTAGTTCATCTGGTTCAGGATTTCGGGAAGTCGCCAGGCGAAAGCCTTTGCTTAGCTGTTCATCCAGTTCGCTTTCTTCCAACATCCTTGCTGCCAGCAAACGAGAAGCCTCAACATATTGAGGATCATTCAAGAGTACCAAAGATTGCAAGGGAGTACTTGTGCTTTGTCTTTTTACTACACAGACCGTCCTCTCTGCAGCATCGAAGGTCAACATTGAGGGAGGAGGGATGGTTCTTTTCCAATAGGAATACAAACTTCTCCGATAGAGCCCCGAACCTTTACTCGCTCGATACTTATTTTCTCCGATTTGATTGGCCAATTCTTTCCAAACACCAGAAGGTTGATAGGGTTTAACCCAGGGACCTCCAAGGCTTTGGTCCATCAATCCACTAATCACAAGGGCATTGTCTCTGATCATTTCAGAACTCAATCTTTTAATTGGCCCCCTTGCCAGGTAGATGTTTTCTTTATCTCGATCTCTTTTCTCTTTGCTTATGTCTGAGGATTGCTGGTAGGTAGCTGAAAGGACGATCTTTTTGATCAGTGCTTTGACATCCCAGCCACTCTCCCTAAAATCCACGGCCAACCAATCCAGCAATTCCGGATGACTAGGTAAGGATCCCTGGCTCCCAAAATCCTCTGGAGTATTCACGATTCCCCGCCCAAAAAGCATTTGCCAAACCCTATTGACTGCAACTCTTGCAGTTAGTGGATGCTCCGGATGGATCATCCATTGGGCCAGTCCCAATCTGTTTTTGGGATACTCCTCAGAAAATTCAAGCAATTGATGAGGGGTATTTGCATATACCCTTTCCATCCGGGCATCATAAGCGCCCCTATTGAGCACATGGGTAGCTCTCGCTGTGTCCATTTCCTCCATGACCATGATATAGGGAAGCTCCGCATGCAAGGGCCTAAGGCTATCCAGTTTATGCTGAACATTTTGATAGGCTTTGTTTTTCTCTTTCAGGTAGTGAGTGAAAAGTTCATCATAGGAAGACTTATCTCTACTTTCTGCAATTATTTTCACATCCAGGGGACTCAGACTTCTGTCGTATACGCGAATCTCATCTATAATACCCCCTACAAATCCCTGCAAATTTCCTATGCTTCTTTTCCGATGTGTCCAGTTTCCTGCCAGAAGATCATTTCCATTCAAAATGCTCTTTTTCCCAAGCTTGTCAGTGAGTACTTTTTTAGACTGAAGCTTTCCATTTATAAAGAGATCAACTGCATTTGCTTTTCCGCTGCCAGCATAACTCATGAATACATGGTTCCACCTGCCGCGTTTTACAGAAGCTTGAGTTTCTACATCTATTCTTTGGTCTCTTGCATTGTGAATCAAGGAAAGCTTGAGCTTTCCTTTGGGGCTGATCAGTAATTGATGGCCTCCTCTTTTTTGTTCTCCGTTTCGCTTTACTAAAATAGCTGCATCCTTCTCAGGATATTGATCCAGCTTTATCCAGGCTCCATAGGAGAAATGTTCGTAATATTCTTTATCAGCCAGGTCCCCTAGATTCAGGAAATTCTCTCCATCAAACTTCAAAGCTTTCCCTGATTTACCTGCTAAAATTTCAGGCTTGGCCACCTCGCCAATAAGGCCTGTATTCATATTAGCAAGCAAATTAGCATGCTCATTTGGACTACTTAGTTCATTGTATGTATCTAGTTTGAAATGAGCCTTTAATTCTTTATCGATATTACCTATATCGGATTCCTTTTCTATATTCCAGGTTTTGAACCCTTCTTTCCCTGCTATTTTGATTTGTTCCTGTTTTTCCTCCCAGGCTACGGTAAGTGAATCGATATATCGAAGTTTCTTTTCATATTCAGCATCCTGCATTTTTATATGAGGTTTGGGCGAAAGATCAAAGTAATTGACTTGCCCTCTTTCCTCTATGGTGTTGAAAAATGCAAATAGTTGGTAGTAGTCCTTTTGTGATAAGGGATCATATTTATGATCATGGCATCGAGCACATTCCATGGTGAGTCCCAAAAATGTCGTAGAAAAAGTCTGGGTTCTATCCGCTACATATTCGGTTACATATTCTTCATTGACAACTCCCCCTTCTTGTGTAATGGCATGGTTTCGGTTAAAGGCTGTTGCCAGTTTATCCTCATAGGCAGCATTTGGAAGCAGGTCTCCAGCTACTTGTTTGATGAGAAAGCTGTCATAAGGAAGATTGCGATTGAAGGCATCTATTACCCAATCTCTCCAGGGCCACATTGTTCGGGGTCTGTCATCCTGATAGCCATGAGAGTCCGCATAACGAGCTGCGTCCAACCAGATCGAAGCCATCCTTTCTCCATAAGCCGGAGAAGCTAATAATGCATCAATCCTTTTCTCAATCGCATCTTCTGACTCATCCTCCTCAAATGCCTGTATGTCCTCCCAGGAAGGAGGCAAGCCTGTAAGATCGAAACTCATCCTCCGCAATAGTTTAGCTCGACTGGCAGCTGTATTGGGAGAAAAGCCTTGTTCTTCCATTTTATTCAAACTGAAATAGTCGATTTCATTTTGAACCCAGGAATCTTTTCGATCAGCTAAATCCGCTTTCTTAGGAGGAGTGAAGGCCCAATGGGTTTTCCATTTAGCTCCCTGCTCCACCCATTTTCTCAATAATTTGATTTCATATTCGCTGAGGCTAAGATTTGATTCTGGTGGAGGCATAATGCTTTCACTACTGCTACTCTCTATCCTTCTGATCAATAAACTTTTGTCTGGATCTCCCGGTACCAGGGCAAAGCGTCCTTCCCCTTCCTCTAAAGCTGCAAATGCTCCTTCTTCTGTATCCAGACGTAAATTTGCTTCCCTGACTTTCTCATCCGGACCATGACAGGTATAGCATCTGTCTGAAAGAATGGGACGGATGTGCCAATTGAAGTCAACGACTTCCGGTAGTGCCTGGATTTGGGTATCAGAATCTTCTGTTCCGCAAGCATTGCTTAGGAATAAAAAGAAGATCAGGATAATACCTCCTGTGAATAACAAGCCTTTGTACATTGGCCTTATTTGAGGATAGGTTTAAGTACAATATCTTTATACATGACCTCTCCATGATCCCCTTGCAAATAAATGGGTCCCGGAGAGAACTCATCTGCAGTAAGGGCTCCACCTGTAACCCCCATGATGGCCTGATTGTCGATAATCTTCGTACCATTTAAAATGACTGTCAAATGCCGGTCGCAAAGGGTTATATCAAGTTCTTGCCATTTTCCTGGCTTTCTCTCGGCTGAAGCAGATGGAGTGATCCTACTATATAAGGCACCCATATGGTGGCTATCACGTTTTTTGCCATAGCTATCAAACACCTGAATCTCATAAATGCCTCGTAAATAAATCCCGCTATTGTTTCCTTCCGGAACATTCACTTTTAGGCTGAGATTGAAATCTTCAAAAGTATCATTTGTTCTAAGGTTTCCATAGTTGATATGTTTTTCTCCTTTATGCTGAACGGGCTTATTCATCAATACGCCTTTCTCCACAGACCAGGCACTCTTACTATTAGGGTCGACCAAGTGCCATCCTTCAGTGCTGTTATTGTCCAGTAAGTTGATGGATTTTCCATATTTGAGTTCTGCCAAATTGGGGGCTGCTGGTAGGTCGGGAATTCGAGTTGCGAGGAATACCGTAGTCTTTGCACCCTGACCATTAGGATCAGGCTGGACCATTTTACCAATCAACTCATCTCCGCTTCCCTCCAAAACCATTTGATAAACGGGCCTGTGCTTCCTCCCATTCTCTCTTTGAGCACTTCTCCAGGCCAATTGATTGAGGAAGAGTTTCCCTTCATGTTTATAAACGTGGTTGACTGGTACCACACTTCCTCCGTACCAAAGTATATCCGCATCGAGGTAGTCTCCTTCATCTCTGACTTCCAACCAACCCGCTCCATCAGGTAGATGAAGTGCCCAGCGCCCTAGATAGGGATTATCTTCGCTCGTCCTTATCTCTTGAGGA includes:
- a CDS encoding DUF1080 domain-containing protein; translation: MRINYSYSISLLIGAALLSISSLFAFSPPQEIRTSEDNPYLGRWALHLPDGAGWLEVRDEGDYLDADILWYGGSVVPVNHVYKHEGKLFLNQLAWRSAQRENGRKHRPVYQMVLEGSGDELIGKMVQPDPNGQGAKTTVFLATRIPDLPAAPNLAELKYGKSINLLDNNSTEGWHLVDPNSKSAWSVEKGVLMNKPVQHKGEKHINYGNLRTNDTFEDFNLSLKVNVPEGNNSGIYLRGIYEIQVFDSYGKKRDSHHMGALYSRITPSASAERKPGKWQELDITLCDRHLTVILNGTKIIDNQAIMGVTGGALTADEFSPGPIYLQGDHGEVMYKDIVLKPILK
- a CDS encoding DUF1553 domain-containing protein yields the protein MYKGLLFTGGIILIFFLFLSNACGTEDSDTQIQALPEVVDFNWHIRPILSDRCYTCHGPDEKVREANLRLDTEEGAFAALEEGEGRFALVPGDPDKSLLIRRIESSSSESIMPPPESNLSLSEYEIKLLRKWVEQGAKWKTHWAFTPPKKADLADRKDSWVQNEIDYFSLNKMEEQGFSPNTAASRAKLLRRMSFDLTGLPPSWEDIQAFEEDESEDAIEKRIDALLASPAYGERMASIWLDAARYADSHGYQDDRPRTMWPWRDWVIDAFNRNLPYDSFLIKQVAGDLLPNAAYEDKLATAFNRNHAITQEGGVVNEEYVTEYVADRTQTFSTTFLGLTMECARCHDHKYDPLSQKDYYQLFAFFNTIEERGQVNYFDLSPKPHIKMQDAEYEKKLRYIDSLTVAWEEKQEQIKIAGKEGFKTWNIEKESDIGNIDKELKAHFKLDTYNELSSPNEHANLLANMNTGLIGEVAKPEILAGKSGKALKFDGENFLNLGDLADKEYYEHFSYGAWIKLDQYPEKDAAILVKRNGEQKRGGHQLLISPKGKLKLSLIHNARDQRIDVETQASVKRGRWNHVFMSYAGSGKANAVDLFINGKLQSKKVLTDKLGKKSILNGNDLLAGNWTHRKRSIGNLQGFVGGIIDEIRVYDRSLSPLDVKIIAESRDKSSYDELFTHYLKEKNKAYQNVQHKLDSLRPLHAELPYIMVMEEMDTARATHVLNRGAYDARMERVYANTPHQLLEFSEEYPKNRLGLAQWMIHPEHPLTARVAVNRVWQMLFGRGIVNTPEDFGSQGSLPSHPELLDWLAVDFRESGWDVKALIKKIVLSATYQQSSDISKEKRDRDKENIYLARGPIKRLSSEMIRDNALVISGLMDQSLGGPWVKPYQPSGVWKELANQIGENKYRASKGSGLYRRSLYSYWKRTIPPPSMLTFDAAERTVCVVKRQSTSTPLQSLVLLNDPQYVEASRLLAARMLEESELDEQLSKGFRLATSRNPEPDELKVLKSLYLSEKDRFKLETEAANSLLEVGQYQLLHEKDPAEYAAMSIVANTILNLDEAKMKS